A window of Apium graveolens cultivar Ventura chromosome 8, ASM990537v1, whole genome shotgun sequence contains these coding sequences:
- the LOC141679231 gene encoding receptor-like protein 34, translating to MNNIEGNNPPNLTNFRNLETVNLNGNRLEGIIPSPFAGFDALQVLDLGNNQIFDTLSEIYFRNFKAMINGEANKMKRRYMERSITVISRIWQSKAMRFCLMPSSIAKLTVLESLDLSSNKLEGEIPQRLAGLYSLALLNLSCNQLRE from the exons ATGAATAACATTGAGGGGAACAATCCACCAAACTTAACAAATTTTCGTAATCTGGAAACTGTAAATTTAAATGGAAATAGATTAGAAGGAATAATTCCTTCTCCTTTTGCTGGATTTGATGCTTTACAAGTTCTTGATCTTGGAAACAATCAAATATTTGATACACTGTCAGAAATATATTTCAGAAACTTCAAGGCTATGATAAATGGTGAAGCGAATAAAATGAAGCGTCGTTATATGGAGCGCAGTATTACAGTGATTTCACGAATCTGGCAATCAAAGGCAATGAGATTCT GCCTGATGCCATCCTCGATTGCAAAGTTGACGGTGTTGGAGTCACTAGACCTCTCATCCAACAAACTTGAAGGCGAAATTCCACAGCGACTCGCTGGATTATATTCTCTTGCACTTCTAAATCTTTCTTGCAACCAACTTCGAGAATGA
- the LOC141678301 gene encoding uncharacterized protein LOC141678301 isoform X2: MKENYFFLRFHHKGQFQKTKYSNGTSTTINAAVDPDRFSFSVLMEYVKDDLGYKEIGGVYAKKEDGWKLLMTDKDVDDLVAGVKLGSLLDIYLDNVVDTSIVPATQIQPHIVIRPRTHFEGADLPLKRKFVTIKDLTQQITDKIKSRALVENEIEHDKQISTRKLRKAGDGENKNVGDELVKKNATDKKLVDYELNRRRRMEANAKEADKYKLKEKANEFFTAGKSTKKAKKTVTDHWSEAEFDRAYISGHDSLSEEEAEHVIPQPKKKVKNVKKVNEVIIRPRTRSCSVNQTEGRTEVNDRDILPAPPPLPAPPPFPLDLAQLIRPANERIGTMEAFVDLQKHKKDAEQQRRVNDDENFEGESSTKSTRRRGPTKMNHVFTRRLDERPVINLNHDLQPVSKEKNVITEFSSFIGTIARLYIPLDYVNWSKVPKAIKDGWWEYIKTKYIIPEEGKDWVIRSLADDWRVYKSRVKSACYTKFDTDAERMKNRPANIPVEQFKVLLKYWSDESVKKKAETNKKNRKNVTDTHTAGRTSFAQIRNEMKIGKDARAQDTKKAIYPKTRKGHTMMEKKNGKTPQKSTDEDEEMADLDLAAHGPNWLVGRSGITRKTKKKLTKEGKTDSSELEKATEKLVAAMEEKMQKKLRKIFEKLGELNPGLNIDVEELCAQSSAEVDENEDDYEDA, translated from the exons ATGAAAGAAAACTATTTTTTCCTCAGGTTCCACCATAAGGGCCAGTTTCAAAAAACCAAATACTCAAATGGAACATCTACAACAATTAATGCAGCTGTGGATCCTGATAGATTTTCATTCTCGGTACTGATGGAGTATGTTAAAGATGACCTTGGATATAAAGAAATTGGAGGCGTTTATGCGAAGAAAGAAGATGGCTGGAAACTACTGATGACTGATAAAGATGTAGATGATCTTGTAGCAGGGGTAAAACTTGGTTCTTTATTGGATATTTACCTTGACAATGTGGTGGACACATCTATTGTGCCTGCTACCCAGATACAACCACATATTGTCATAAGACCAAGGACACATTTTGAAG GTGCTGATTTACCCTTGAAAAGGAAGTTTGTAACAATTAAAGATCTTACACAACAGATAACTGATAAGATAAAGTCACGAGCTTTGGTGGAGAATGAAATAGAACATGATAAACAGATCAGTACCAGAAAGCTTAGAAAGGCAGGTGATGGGGAGAACAAAAATGTAGGTGATGAACTGGTGAAAAAGAATGCAACTGATAAG AAGCTTGTTGATTATGAGCTAAACAGAAGAAGGAGAATGGAAGCGAATGCGAAAGAAGCTGATAAGTATAAACTGAAGGAGAAGGCAAATGAGTTCTTTACTGCTGGGAAATCcaccaagaaagcaaagaaaacgGTTACAGATCATTGGTCAGAAGCTGAATTTGATCGAGCATATATTTCTGGACATGATAGTTTAAGCGAAGAAGAAGCAGAACATGTTATTCCTCAG CCaaaaaagaaagtaaaaaatgTTAAAAAGGTTAACGAAGTCATCATCAGACCAAGGACCCGTTCATGTTCAGTAAATCAAACTGAAGGGAGAACAGAG GTTAATGATAGAGATATATTACCAGCTCCCCCGCCACTACCAGCTCCCCCGCCATTTCCTCTTGATCTTGCACAGTTAATAAGGCCTGCCAATGAAAGGATTGGTACAATGGAGGCATTTGTTGAtttacaaaaacataaaaaaGATGCGGAACAACAAAGGCGTGTCAATGATGATGAAAATTTTGAAG GTGAATCTAGTACCAAAAGTACAAGGCGTAGAGGACCTACGAAGATGAATCATGTTTTCACAAGGAGACTCGATGAAAGGCCAGTTATTAATTTAAATCATGACCTCCAGCCCGTGTCAAAGGAAAAAAACGTCATTACTGAATTCAGTAGTTTCATCGGGACGATAGCAAGGCTGTACATCCCACTTGATTATGTAAATTGGTCTAAAGTTCCTAAAGCAATAAAAGATGGATGGTGGGAATATATCAAG ACAAAGTACATAATTCCCGAGGAAGGCAAGGATTGGGTTATTAGAAGCCTTGCTGATGACTGGAGGGTATACAAATCTCGTGTTAAGAGTGCATGCTATACCAAATTTGATACTGACGCCGAAAGGATGAAAAACAGGCCTGCAAATATTCCAGTGGAACAGTTCAAGGTGCTTCTCAAGTACTGGAGTGATGAATCAGTCAAGAAAAAAGctgaaacaaataaaaaaaatcgaAAGAATGTGACTGATACTCATACTGCTGGGCGCACTAGTTTTGCTCAGATTCGTAATGAAATG AAAATTGGTAAAGATGCCCGTGCACAAGACACAAAGAAGGCAATTTATCCAAAAACCCGCAAAGGTCATACAATGATG gaaaagaaaaatggaaaaaCTCCTCAAAAATCAACTGATGAGGATGAGGAGATGGCAGACCTTGATCTTGCAGCTCATGGTCCTAACTGGCTTGTTGGAAGGAGTGGCATAACAAGGAAGACGAAGAAAAAATTGACAAAAGAGGGAAAAACAGATTCTTCGGAACTGGAAAAAGCAACTGAAAAGTTAGTTGCTGCAATGGAGGAGAAAATGCAGAAGAAGCTAAGGAAGATTTTTGAAAAACTTGGTGAATTGAATCCTGGTCTAAATATCGATGTTGAAGAACTATGTGCTCAAAGTTCTGCCGAGgttgatgaaaatgaagatgatTATGAGGATGCATAA
- the LOC141678301 gene encoding uncharacterized protein LOC141678301 isoform X1, which yields MKENYFFLRFHHKGQFQKTKYSNGTSTTINAAVDPDRFSFSVLMEYVKDDLGYKEIGGVYAKKEDGWKLLMTDKDVDDLVAGVKLGSLLDIYLDNVVDTSIVPATQIQPHIVIRPRTHFEGADLPLKRKFVTIKDLTQQITDKIKSRALVENEIEHDKQISTRKLRKAGDGENKNVGDELVKKNATDKKKLVDYELNRRRRMEANAKEADKYKLKEKANEFFTAGKSTKKAKKTVTDHWSEAEFDRAYISGHDSLSEEEAEHVIPQPKKKVKNVKKVNEVIIRPRTRSCSVNQTEGRTEVNDRDILPAPPPLPAPPPFPLDLAQLIRPANERIGTMEAFVDLQKHKKDAEQQRRVNDDENFEGESSTKSTRRRGPTKMNHVFTRRLDERPVINLNHDLQPVSKEKNVITEFSSFIGTIARLYIPLDYVNWSKVPKAIKDGWWEYIKTKYIIPEEGKDWVIRSLADDWRVYKSRVKSACYTKFDTDAERMKNRPANIPVEQFKVLLKYWSDESVKKKAETNKKNRKNVTDTHTAGRTSFAQIRNEMKIGKDARAQDTKKAIYPKTRKGHTMMEKKNGKTPQKSTDEDEEMADLDLAAHGPNWLVGRSGITRKTKKKLTKEGKTDSSELEKATEKLVAAMEEKMQKKLRKIFEKLGELNPGLNIDVEELCAQSSAEVDENEDDYEDA from the exons ATGAAAGAAAACTATTTTTTCCTCAGGTTCCACCATAAGGGCCAGTTTCAAAAAACCAAATACTCAAATGGAACATCTACAACAATTAATGCAGCTGTGGATCCTGATAGATTTTCATTCTCGGTACTGATGGAGTATGTTAAAGATGACCTTGGATATAAAGAAATTGGAGGCGTTTATGCGAAGAAAGAAGATGGCTGGAAACTACTGATGACTGATAAAGATGTAGATGATCTTGTAGCAGGGGTAAAACTTGGTTCTTTATTGGATATTTACCTTGACAATGTGGTGGACACATCTATTGTGCCTGCTACCCAGATACAACCACATATTGTCATAAGACCAAGGACACATTTTGAAG GTGCTGATTTACCCTTGAAAAGGAAGTTTGTAACAATTAAAGATCTTACACAACAGATAACTGATAAGATAAAGTCACGAGCTTTGGTGGAGAATGAAATAGAACATGATAAACAGATCAGTACCAGAAAGCTTAGAAAGGCAGGTGATGGGGAGAACAAAAATGTAGGTGATGAACTGGTGAAAAAGAATGCAACTGATAAG AAGAAGCTTGTTGATTATGAGCTAAACAGAAGAAGGAGAATGGAAGCGAATGCGAAAGAAGCTGATAAGTATAAACTGAAGGAGAAGGCAAATGAGTTCTTTACTGCTGGGAAATCcaccaagaaagcaaagaaaacgGTTACAGATCATTGGTCAGAAGCTGAATTTGATCGAGCATATATTTCTGGACATGATAGTTTAAGCGAAGAAGAAGCAGAACATGTTATTCCTCAG CCaaaaaagaaagtaaaaaatgTTAAAAAGGTTAACGAAGTCATCATCAGACCAAGGACCCGTTCATGTTCAGTAAATCAAACTGAAGGGAGAACAGAG GTTAATGATAGAGATATATTACCAGCTCCCCCGCCACTACCAGCTCCCCCGCCATTTCCTCTTGATCTTGCACAGTTAATAAGGCCTGCCAATGAAAGGATTGGTACAATGGAGGCATTTGTTGAtttacaaaaacataaaaaaGATGCGGAACAACAAAGGCGTGTCAATGATGATGAAAATTTTGAAG GTGAATCTAGTACCAAAAGTACAAGGCGTAGAGGACCTACGAAGATGAATCATGTTTTCACAAGGAGACTCGATGAAAGGCCAGTTATTAATTTAAATCATGACCTCCAGCCCGTGTCAAAGGAAAAAAACGTCATTACTGAATTCAGTAGTTTCATCGGGACGATAGCAAGGCTGTACATCCCACTTGATTATGTAAATTGGTCTAAAGTTCCTAAAGCAATAAAAGATGGATGGTGGGAATATATCAAG ACAAAGTACATAATTCCCGAGGAAGGCAAGGATTGGGTTATTAGAAGCCTTGCTGATGACTGGAGGGTATACAAATCTCGTGTTAAGAGTGCATGCTATACCAAATTTGATACTGACGCCGAAAGGATGAAAAACAGGCCTGCAAATATTCCAGTGGAACAGTTCAAGGTGCTTCTCAAGTACTGGAGTGATGAATCAGTCAAGAAAAAAGctgaaacaaataaaaaaaatcgaAAGAATGTGACTGATACTCATACTGCTGGGCGCACTAGTTTTGCTCAGATTCGTAATGAAATG AAAATTGGTAAAGATGCCCGTGCACAAGACACAAAGAAGGCAATTTATCCAAAAACCCGCAAAGGTCATACAATGATG gaaaagaaaaatggaaaaaCTCCTCAAAAATCAACTGATGAGGATGAGGAGATGGCAGACCTTGATCTTGCAGCTCATGGTCCTAACTGGCTTGTTGGAAGGAGTGGCATAACAAGGAAGACGAAGAAAAAATTGACAAAAGAGGGAAAAACAGATTCTTCGGAACTGGAAAAAGCAACTGAAAAGTTAGTTGCTGCAATGGAGGAGAAAATGCAGAAGAAGCTAAGGAAGATTTTTGAAAAACTTGGTGAATTGAATCCTGGTCTAAATATCGATGTTGAAGAACTATGTGCTCAAAGTTCTGCCGAGgttgatgaaaatgaagatgatTATGAGGATGCATAA